A stretch of DNA from Anaerobacillus isosaccharinicus:
AAGTAGATCGAAGCAGCATTTAGATGAAGTAAATTTTAGTTAATTTCTAAAGTGTCTCTAATGTTTCTCTAAAATTGCCTTTCTCGTCCCTTAGTTTTTTAAGTTCTCCTTTCTCTTCCCATCTCCGAACTTAAAGATAAAACTAAGGGACGACAACTCCGGAGGTGGGAACCCATATAAACTACATTTTGTTCTTCTTCCGACAATGAAAAAATTTACACAATTTTAATGTACAAAAAATCATCAACTTGATATAATTTAAGTGCAAAAGTTTGAAGGCACTGCTACCACAAGGTACAACCTCGTTTCAACTAAGAAACTACGGTTGTTTTTTTATTAAGTGGTTGTGAAATCGTTTGCGCAATGTCAGATGTAACATATTTTTACCAATTGCTAATACTATAAAGCGGACATTATCTTAAGGAGGTTCTTTCATTTATGTTATTAGAAGCTATTTACCATCGTCCAAAATCAAATTATGCGTACGCTTATGATGAAAAAACAATACATATTCGTGTTCGTACGAAGCGCGACGACATGGATCAAGTTTTTTTACTTCATTGTGACAAGTACAATTTAAATGAAACTGGTTTTACGAAAGTTGAAATGAAAAAGATCGCAAGCGACTCTCTTTTTGACTACTATCATGCTGAAGCACAACCTGAATTTCGTCGTTTCGCCTACCTTTTCCAATTTATCTCTGGTGAAGAAACGGTTGCGATGAACGAAGTAGGTTTTGTGACAGATAAAGAGTTCGATGATGCTACTGTCTTATTTGCCACAGGCTTATTCGAATATCCATTTTTAAATGCCATTGATGTAAATAAACCACCGCAATGGGTGAAGGATGCGATTTTTTATCAAATCTTCCCAGAGCGATTTGGAAATGGCGACCCATCACTTAATCCTGAAAAAATTGAGGATTGGGAAACGGCTAAGCCTGAGCGTGATAACTTCTTTGGTGGCGATTTGCAAGGTGTCATTGACCATCTTGATCACTTAGTTGAACTCGGAATTAATTGCATCTACTTTACACCGATTTTTGAAGCGACGACAAATCATAAATATGACACCGTCGATTATATGAAGGTTGATCCACATTTTGGCGATAATGAACTTGCTAAAACACTAGTTGCTAAGTGTCATGAAAAAGGTATTAAAGTCATGCTTGATGCGGTATTTAACCACTCTGGCTACTTCTTCGGGCCATTCCAAGATGTCGTGAAAAACGGCGAAGCATCAAAGTATAAAGATTGGTTCTACATTCGCGAGTTTCCGATTGTCGCTGAGCCAAAACCAAACTACGATACGTTTGCATTTACTGGACAAATGCCAAAACTAAATACGGAACATCCAGAAGTTAAGGCCTACTTACTAGAAGTTGCCCGCTACTGGATTGCTGATATCGGCTGTGACGGCTGGAGACTAGACGTTGCCAATGAGGTTGACCACCAATTCTGGCGTGAATTCCGTCAAGTTGTGAAGGGAGCAAATCCTGATGCTTATATTTTAGGTGAAATTTGGCATAACTCACTTCCTTGGTTACAAGGCGATCAATTTGACGCAGTGATGAATTACCCAGTAACAAACTCAATTTTAGAATTTTTCTGTAAGGACCAGATCGATGCTGAAGAATTTATGGGTCGCCTTGATGCCATGATGTTAGCTTATCCGCAGCAAGTGAATGAAACAGCGTTCAATCTGTTGGATTCACATGATACGGCTCGCTTGTTAACGATTTGTAACGAAGACAAGAAACGAATGAAGCTTGCAGCTACATTCCAATTAACTTATATGGGCGCTCCTTGTATTTATTACGGAGACGAATTCGGTATGACAGGCGGAAACGATCCAGACTGCCGGAAACCAATGGTTTGGAACAAAGAAAAGCAGGATCATGAGCTTTTCGACTATTACAAAGAAATGATCAAGCTCCGTAAAGAAAACCGCGCCCTACGCGATGGTTCATTTCGATTTATTGAAGCTGCGAAAGGCTCAAAGCATATCGTCTTCGAACGTGAAGCAGACGGCAACCGCTTCGTCGTCGTCATGAATGGCGGAACAGAAGCCGTCGAAGTACAAATGCCAGGGTCTTTTGATGTTGTCACTGGCAACGGAACAATTGATGGTGAGAAAGTATCCGTTGGTGCACTGGAGTATGTGGTGTTGAAGGGGAAATAGTCGGAATATGGGGTCACAAATATGGGGTCAGACCCCATAAAAAGACAAAAAACGGAAAAAGTCCACATCGGGTGGACTTTTTCCGTTTTTATGTGCAGGTATAAGGTGGTGTCCACACCTGGCGGAAAATTAAAGGAAAATGTCCATGGAGGGGGTCAGACCCCACAAAAAGACATTTCTTTATAATTTTTCACATCACATGGACAACTAAAGCTTAATCTTCGTAAAAATAAATTTTTTTTATAATTTCTACAATTATTTACAAATTTTTATTCCCTTTTTTATAAGAATATGGTAATTTATTTATGGATTTATCTTTAATTCCCCTCTTGTCTCCCCTCTATTCTGTCGACGGACGTGAGTTACGCACACTTAATAGTTTTAGTCGCTCTTTGTCCTCTTACACATCCCACCATAAATTTACGTATAACGGTCGACTCAAAAGGAGGTACACTGCTTCGACAGCACACCAATATTACCGACATAAGACACCAAATCGAACAAAGTGAACTTCTTTTAGTTATTACTCAGAGGGGAGAATTTAAACCATCATTTTCTAATCCAAGAGAGGAGTTTCTTTAATGGCAAGAAAGCTAAGAGTTTGGTTTCCAAATGCAATGTATCATATTACAAATCGCGGTGTTAGAAAAATGATCATATTTTATGATGAATTCGATTATTTAAAATACCTAGAATTGCTTGAAGAAACAAGAGAATGTTACCCATTTCTCTTACATTCCTATTGTTTGATGACAAACCACATACACCTCCAACTACAAACCATAAATGATCCCATCTCAAAAATTATGAAAAAAATAAATACATCTTACGCAATATATTATAGACTCTCGGAATAAATGATGAGTTTATCGAAGATTTGTAAAAAATTTACTGGGAATTTCATTAACAGGACAGCAAAGTGATGTGTTTTCATAGTGTTTTCAAAAAAGTGTATACCAAATAAGCCTACGGCTGCTATTTTTTAAAAATGACTAGGCGCTCTTAGAAAAGATGATTTCTTGGATGTTCAAAGTCTCTTTCTGACTACTGTACCAAGCATCTATGTGTTGACACATCATGATTGAATATAAGCGGACATACCACATTTTTGTAGAGCGATGACGCCCAGATTCTAAGTGATAGTCGACTTTTTCTCTTTTGTTCGAACGTTCAACTGAAGTTCTTCGTTTATAAATCAGTTTCCACTTTTCAGAAGACCTCGGTGTTT
This window harbors:
- a CDS encoding glycoside hydrolase family 13 protein: MLLEAIYHRPKSNYAYAYDEKTIHIRVRTKRDDMDQVFLLHCDKYNLNETGFTKVEMKKIASDSLFDYYHAEAQPEFRRFAYLFQFISGEETVAMNEVGFVTDKEFDDATVLFATGLFEYPFLNAIDVNKPPQWVKDAIFYQIFPERFGNGDPSLNPEKIEDWETAKPERDNFFGGDLQGVIDHLDHLVELGINCIYFTPIFEATTNHKYDTVDYMKVDPHFGDNELAKTLVAKCHEKGIKVMLDAVFNHSGYFFGPFQDVVKNGEASKYKDWFYIREFPIVAEPKPNYDTFAFTGQMPKLNTEHPEVKAYLLEVARYWIADIGCDGWRLDVANEVDHQFWREFRQVVKGANPDAYILGEIWHNSLPWLQGDQFDAVMNYPVTNSILEFFCKDQIDAEEFMGRLDAMMLAYPQQVNETAFNLLDSHDTARLLTICNEDKKRMKLAATFQLTYMGAPCIYYGDEFGMTGGNDPDCRKPMVWNKEKQDHELFDYYKEMIKLRKENRALRDGSFRFIEAAKGSKHIVFEREADGNRFVVVMNGGTEAVEVQMPGSFDVVTGNGTIDGEKVSVGALEYVVLKGK
- a CDS encoding transposase; protein product: MARKLRVWFPNAMYHITNRGVRKMIIFYDEFDYLKYLELLEETRECYPFLLHSYCLMTNHIHLQLQTINDPISKIMKKINTSYAIYYRLSE